Below is a genomic region from Deltaproteobacteria bacterium CG11_big_fil_rev_8_21_14_0_20_42_23.
TTTCCTGGCCAGCTGTGTTTTGTGAGCACTGCAAGAGCAGCGCTGGAAAGTGTTTTTGGCTGTTCTGGAGAAAGCACACGCAGAAAGTGTTCGGCAAGAAGAGCAACATCTTCTTTGCGTGCGCGAAGTGGTGGCAAGTGCAAAGGCAGAATGTACAAGCGATAGTATAAGTCAGTGCGAAATTTTCCGCGTTCTACCAAGTGCTTCAAGTCTTGATGTGTTGCCGTGATGATGCGCACATCAACGGGAATATCTTCTTTGCCGCCAATTCTTCTGGTGACGCGTTCTTCCAGCACGCGCAGCAAGCGTGTTTGCAGTTCAAGTGGCATTTCGGCAATTTCGTCTAAAAATAAAGTACCACCATTGGCTTGCTCAAAAACACCAGCGCGGCGTTCACTTGCGCCGGTGAAAGCTCCGCGTTCGTGGCCAAATAAAATAGATTCGATCAAGTTTTCGGGAATGGCGCCGCAGTTGAGCGCAAGAAAAACCTTGTCGCTTCGTTTGCTTTCTTCGTGGATGGTTTTTGCCAACACTTCTTTTCCGGTTCCGGTTTCACCTTCAATGCAAACGCTGGCCTCACTGGGCGCCACTTTTCTGATGAGCTTGTACAGCAGCTTCATGCTTTGGCTTTCGCCCAAAAGTCTGCCGAAACTTTTGAGTGCGATGGGATGATGCATTTTTTCGTCTCGGGGTTTTAAGCTGATGCTGCTTTTTCCCAATTCGATCTGTGTTTTGCTGGTGATGACTGACTTGCGAATACTGATGCCATTGATTTTGGTGCCATTGGTGCTTTCCAAATCTTTTACTTCGAGTGAGTTTTGCTTCACCACAATGCTGCAGTGTTTGCGTGAAAGGTAAGGATCATTAAGGCAGACATCACAGTTTTTATCTTGGCCAATGATGTACGTTTTTTCAGAGAGAAAAAGGTGGCTTGTATTTCCTTCGGCATCTTTTGCTTCCAAAATCCAACGACAGGAAGATGAGCTGGGTTGTGAGTTTGTATCTGCACCCAGCAAAGTGGGTGTGGCTAAATAGACCGTTTTTTCTTGCTCGCGTTGCACATCATTTTGAACACAAATATTCCATGAAGCAATGGAAGGTGAAGTTTCTGCTTCAAGCGGCGCGCTGGAAACTTTTTGGCCTTTGTAAAAAATGCCATTTCGAGATTGCAGGTCGATAAGAACGAGCTGTCCCTCGATTTCATCTACTTTGCAGTGCTTTCGTGAGATTTCCTCATCCAGTAAAACGATGTCGCAGTCGGTGCCGCGGCCCACGGTGAGAGGAAGTTTGCTGATGCCATATTCCAACAAGGGCATTTGGCTACGTTCGAAACGAAGTGTTTTCATGCCTTTCTTGTAGAAGAATCTGCTTGAACTTCAAATGCTAAGTGTTCTTTTTTTCAGGAAGTTCTCGTTTTGAAACACCATTTTTGAACAGGTGTTTTGTTTTCTGGATGGCACTCTGTTCCAAAAAGGAAAAAGTGTAAAAAAAACGTGCAAGATCATATTGAATTGGGTAGTGCGATGGCCCGTACGATATTTTTACTTAAGANNNNNNNNNNNNGTAAGTGTAATTGGAGCAGGGTTTGTGGGCTCAACGACAGCTCAACGGATTGTGGAACGAGATCTTGCTGATGTTGTTCTTTTCGATATCGTTGAAGGCATGCCGCAAGGCAAAGCGCTTGATATGGCTGAAGCTGCGCCGGTGGAAGGATACGATGCAAAAATCATTGGAACCAATGATTATGCCGATACCAAAAACAGTGACCTGGTTGTTGTCACAGCCGGTTTACCACGAAAACCTGGCATGACACGCGAAGACCTTTTGCTGAAAAATGCCGAAATTGTTGGCAGTGTGGTGGAGCAAGTAGCAGCGCATTCACCAAACGCTATTCTTGTGGTGGTGAGTAATCCGCTGGATGCCATGACACATTTAGCCTGGAAAAAATCTGGCTTCAAGCCAAACAAAGTTATCGGTATGGCCGGTGTTTTAGATTCAGCGCGCTACCGCACGTTTATTGCGATGGAGCTTGGCATTTCGGTGAAAGATGTACAGGCGATGGTGCTTGGCGGACATGGAGATACCATGGTTCCGGTGCCACAGTATTCAACCGTTTCTGGAATTCCTATCACTGAACTTATTTCTGCAGAGCGCATCGAAGCGATTAATCAGCGCACGATTAACGGTGGAGCTGAGATTGTGAAATTGCTAAAGACCGGAAGTGCTTACTACGCAACGTCTTCCGCTGTTTTAGATATGGTGCAAAGTATTTTGCGCGACGAGAATCGTATTTTGCCATGCTGTGTTCATTTGCAAGGCGAATATGGCATCAATGATATCTATTGCGGAGTGCCGGTACAATTAGATCACACTGGTGTTGCAAAAATCATCGAGCTAAAGCTTGGCGATAAAGAGTTAGGCATGTTAAAAAACTCAGCTGAATCAGTTCGTGCAAACGTAGCCGTGTTTTCTGCTTAGAGTTTTATCTCTGAATCATTTCAATATCACAAAAAAAATCCCTCACCGAAACGTGAGGGATTTTTTTTGAGAAAAGTTTAAATGTTAAAAAGCAGTTTCATCTTTTGAAATGACCATATGAATATCTGCTGCGGGGACGGAGTGGGTGATGGCGCCTACTGAAATGTAATCCACGCCGGTTGCGGCATATTCTTTTACGGTATCTAGAGTGATATTTCCTGACACTTCCAATTTTACTCTGCCTTGAATGAGGGTTGCTGCTTCTTTTACTTTGGCAACGCTCATGTTGTCTAACATGATGATGTCTACGCCAGCTTCGAAAGCTGTTTTTACATCCGCTAATGTTTTGCATTCTACTTCAATGAGAATGCCATTTTCTTGATGAGCTTGTGCTCGCATAATTGCGGACTCAATATCTCCAGCGATGTCCACGTGATTGCCTTTGATGAGATAACGATCAAAAAGTCCGTGGCGATGGTTTTCGCCGTCGCCCATACTCACGGCATATTTCTCCAGCTCGCGGTAAGCGGGAAGGGTTTTGCGGGTATCGAGAATTTTTGCATTGGTGCCTTCGATGGCTTGCACATAGCGATGCGTGTGGGTTGCAACGCCGCACAGATGTTGCAAAAAGTTTAGAGCAGTTCGCTCTGCAACCAGCAATTGGCGCAGGTTTCCGATGACGTTGGCCAAAACAGTTCCAGCTTGCACGCGTTGTCCATCGCGAACTTCGGGCGCAAAGTGAATGTCTTCATCGCAGGCAAGAAACACTTCTTTGGCTACCTCAAGCCCAGCTACCACCAGGTCTTGCTTTGCGCGCAGCATGGCTCGGCCACGCATGCGCTCGGACACAATGGCTTCAGAAGTAATGTCGCCAGAGCCAATGTCTTCGCGAAGAGCAAGGTCGATTAAGGTGTTTACATTTTTTATCTGCATGATTTTCTCTTTAGCCCAATCGCTTCAACGAATCTACAAGCATGCTTATTTTTTCTTGTGTTGCTTGAAGCCGTGCATTTTGTTTTTCAATAATTTCTTTTGGTGCGTTTTCGATAAATTGCTTATTGGCCAGCTTTTGTGTGATGCCATCTTCTTCTTTTTTCAACTTTGCAATTTCTTTTTCCAAACGCTCTTGCTCGGCTTTGGTGTCGATGAGGCCTTCAAGCGGAATAAAATATTCGCCGTGTTCGCCAATGGCTGTTGCCATGTTTTCTTTGGAACTCATAGAATGTGACGCGTCTAAAGATGAATATTCATCTATCTTTGCGAAGAACTGCACATATTGCTTTGCTTCTTCATGAGCCCATTTTTTTTCTGAAAAAATGCTGGTGGCTTTGGGCAAGCGCTTGTGATGTGGAATATTGGTTTCGCCACGAATATTGCGGAACGTTTCCACAGGTTCTTTCACAGCAATTTCAAAAAGATGTGTTTCAGCTTCGAAAGGAAGATCGGCTTTTGTGGGATAAGTGGAAATGATAATGGCTTTTTCTTTTCCACTGACCACACTCCAAATTTCTTCAGTGAGAAAAGGAAGGAAAGGATGCAAAAGTTTAAGTGTGCTTTCCAGTACCATTTTCAGCGTATACTGACTTGCTCTTCTTTTTTCTTTGTCATCACCATTGAAACTTATTTTTGCACTTTCTACATACCAATCGCAGAAATCGTTCCAGGTAAAGTGATACAAAAGCGTTGCTGCTTGATTGAATTTAAAATCTTCAAGTGCCTCAACCACTTTGTTTACCGTACTTTGCAGCTTGTTTAAAATCCATTTATCGGAAAGCGAAAGGTTTTTTTCGCTGACAGGTTTTCCATCGTAATCTTCTACGTTCATCAGCGTGAAACGTGAAGCGTTCCACAACTTGTTGCAAAAATTCCTTCCCATTTCAAATTTGGAAGTGGAAAGTTTTAAGTCTTGGCCTTCGGTGGAAAGCATAATGAGTGAAAAGCGCATGGCATCGGCGCCGTATTGATCGATCATCTCTAAGGGATCAATGCCGTTGCCCAAACTTTTGCTCATTTTTCGGCCTTGTTCATCCAAGATGGTGCCGTGAATGTAGACATCTGAAAAAGGTACGTCGCCCATGAACTTGAGGCCCATCATCACCATGCGGGCGACCCAAAAATAAATAATGCCGCGGTCAGTGGATAGCACACTGGTGGGGTAATAGTTTTTAAGTGTTTCTGTTTGCTCCGGCCAACCCAGCGTAGAAAAGGGCCAGAGAGCAGATGAAAACCAGGTATCCAAAACATCTTCGTCTTGAACTAAGTTTTTCGAGCCACATTGCGGACATACGTGCGGAGTGTCTCGCGAAACAATGGGCGGACATTTTTTACTATCGTCCGATTGTTCGT
It encodes:
- a CDS encoding valine--tRNA ligase, with protein sequence MKELEKNYDPKAIEAKWYQFWEHGGYFKAADNPEKPTYCIVIPPPNVTGALHMGHALNNTLQDVLSRWKRMSGFEVLWQPGTDHAGIATQNVVEREILKTEGKKRQDIGRKALIDRIWKWKEEYGDRILLQLKALGSSCDWDRTRFTLDEGLSEAVRECFVRLYEDDLIYRGKYIVNWCPRCRTALADDEVEHEETAGHIWHLRYPLADDPKKFLVVATTRPETLLGDTAVAVNPKDVRYKHLVGKMLLLPETKRQIPIIADDYVESEFGSGAVKITPAHDPNDFQVGERHNLPRINVMNDDASMNEEAGENYKGLSREDCRKAIVEAFSQQGLLEKIEDHPHSVGHCYRCNTIIEPWLSDQWFVKMKPLTRAAIQASEEGRVSFHPARWESFYLQWLDNVRDWCISRQIWWGHRIPVWYCTDSDSQTDEQSDDSKKCPPIVSRDTPHVCPQCGSKNLVQDEDVLDTWFSSALWPFSTLGWPEQTETLKNYYPTSVLSTDRGIIYFWVARMVMMGLKFMGDVPFSDVYIHGTILDEQGRKMSKSLGNGIDPLEMIDQYGADAMRFSLIMLSTEGQDLKLSTSKFEMGRNFCNKLWNASRFTLMNVEDYDGKPVSEKNLSLSDKWILNKLQSTVNKVVEALEDFKFNQAATLLYHFTWNDFCDWYVESAKISFNGDDKEKRRASQYTLKMVLESTLKLLHPFLPFLTEEIWSVVSGKEKAIIISTYPTKADLPFEAETHLFEIAVKEPVETFRNIRGETNIPHHKRLPKATSIFSEKKWAHEEAKQYVQFFAKIDEYSSLDASHSMSSKENMATAIGEHGEYFIPLEGLIDTKAEQERLEKEIAKLKKEEDGITQKLANKQFIENAPKEIIEKQNARLQATQEKISMLVDSLKRLG
- the nadC gene encoding nicotinate-nucleotide diphosphorylase (carboxylating), translated to MKNVNTLIDLALREDIGSGDITSEAIVSERMRGRAMLRAKQDLVVAGLEVAKEVFLACDEDIHFAPEVRDGQRVQAGTVLANVIGNLRQLLVAERTALNFLQHLCGVATHTHRYVQAIEGTNAKILDTRKTLPAYRELEKYAVSMGDGENHRHGLFDRYLIKGNHVDIAGDIESAIMRAQAHQENGILIEVECKTLADVKTAFEAGVDIIMLDNMSVAKVKEAATLIQGRVKLEVSGNITLDTVKEYAATGVDYISVGAITHSVPAADIHMVISKDETAF
- the mdh gene encoding malate dehydrogenase, which translates into the protein VSVIGAGFVGSTTAQRIVERDLADVVLFDIVEGMPQGKALDMAEAAPVEGYDAKIIGTNDYADTKNSDLVVVTAGLPRKPGMTREDLLLKNAEIVGSVVEQVAAHSPNAILVVVSNPLDAMTHLAWKKSGFKPNKVIGMAGVLDSARYRTFIAMELGISVKDVQAMVLGGHGDTMVPVPQYSTVSGIPITELISAERIEAINQRTINGGAEIVKLLKTGSAYYATSSAVLDMVQSILRDENRILPCCVHLQGEYGINDIYCGVPVQLDHTGVAKIIELKLGDKELGMLKNSAESVRANVAVFSA